CAACTCGTGAGGGTATGATGGTCTAAACTGAGCATAAATAGATGCTTGTTTAGAGAAATTGTCACTAAATGTTGCCATAGTACCTTTTTTTTACATCTATTTGTCAATTAAATTTACAAATAATTGATGAGCAAAAAGGCTATTCTCTCAGATAAATTTTATTGATTCTTGATGCTTAAAATTTTCAATTAAGTTTTTTGGAAATCCTCATCCTTAGGACATTCCATTCTTCTCCATTGAATATTGTTATTCTCTTTTTAAAAGGAATTACTTCAAATCCCACTTGCCTGTAGCAATGTATTGCTTGATGATTCCAATCGTATACATTTAAATCGAGTTGTTGAAGATTGAGTTCATCAAAACCTTTTTTGCAAACCGCTGATAACAATTCTTTGCCTAATCCTTTTCCTCTGTAATTTGGGTCTCCTATAATAACTCTACTGATCAAACCGATTCCAGGTTCGTCAACTTGAATTTCAGCATGTCCTATAACATTGTTCTCAGGAAATAATACGCCTTTGAATACATGCCTCTTGCTCTCATTCAAATGAGCCTCTAATTGGTCTGTCGATAGCGGATATTTAAATTTTGTTCCTGCAAATTGAACCAAAATTTTAGCGTCAGTAACCCATGAAATTAACCGTTGGAAATCTTCCGAACTGAAAGGTTCGAGTTTTATCATTTAAAAAGGTTCTTTATTTTGATTCAAGGTTCAATTCACACCAAATAGCAGGGGATCCATCATAATCAAATTGTTCACCAAAGTTAAACCCTAGTTTTTTTAATATATTCTTAGATCCGGTATTTTCAGGATGCACAGTTGCTATGAGAGAATTTAATTTTAAATTGTTTTTTGCATAATCAACTATTGCATTGCATGCTTCTGAAGCATAACCTTTGCCCCAATGGCGTTGCTTGAATCGATATCCGAGGTCATAGACATTAACTCGGCCGTTGACAGGCTCTGTAAGAAGTTTTAACCCGCACCAACCGATCATTTCATTAGTGTCTAGACTCACAACTGCCCATCTGCCAATTCCGTTTTCAACGTATTGATTTTGAATATACTTTATAGCATTGTCTATTTCTTCCATGGAATGAACCGGCTGGTTAAAAATAAATTTATGAACTTGTGGATCTGAATCCATTTCATATAAATCGTCTCGATCCGTCGCTAATATTTCTCGAAGGATAAGTCTTTCTGTGTTGAGTTTTGGAGTCATAAAAAACTTGATAATTGAAATTAAATATAATAATGATGTTTTGTAATTAAGTTGTTTGTCGATTTTATTCGACAATAATTATTATAAATCAGGGTTACTATGGAATTCATTCGGCTGTAATTGATTAATTTAGGGGTTTGAATTATTCAAAAAACGTTCGAATAAGAAGAATTTTACTACCTAAGAAAACCATAAATTAAAGCCATCGAATCCTGATGGCTTTTTTAAACGCCTCATCACTTAACATTAAATTAATATACTTATTTAAAAATTTAAATAAATCCAACTTAACTTTTCATAATTTTTAATTTATATTTTAAAATTAGTTTTTATGTGGTTTTCTATATTAAAATTTATAAATAATTGTGAGTTAGGAGTATAGGATTAAAGTTAAAATGTTTTATTTATTATAATTCGATAAATGTTTGATTTTTTCTTCATTAAAAATATTATAAAAATTTTGTTTTAATAATAAAGTAATTGAAATATAGTTACTTTTGTATCGGTAATTCCTTTGGGTAATAAATAAATTTTTATTGCAGATTAAAATTGATAATCGCGATAAGCAGGAGTGTTATGTTCAATAAGTAGCAACCTTCTGTTTATGTGCAATAAAGCTACAGCAACATGATTTTGGGGAGGTGTTCAGCTTTTAATTATCATAATTCAAAAAATATGGAAATACCAAACAACACCTTGGAAGGGCAAGACCTCAAGAATAGGCTACAGGAAGTGGCGACCAGTTGTTTTACATCAACTAACAATCTTGAGAATTTAAGTGAAGAGCAACAACTTCAAATTATTAATCTATTTGATCGTATCAAATACAAAGATATTATCGATCAGGGATTTTGGAGTTTGGGAGGTGGCCTAAATCACTACAAACTAAGTTTGAATGAGATAAAATTGACGGTTTTGGAGATTTTATCTTCTAGATCTGACGACAAAGAGAGATTGATTTTGAAAGAAATCTTCTTATTCCTTAACATTCTCGATGAGCCAAGTTTTTATCAACTTTTTGCGTTGAGACAATTGCTACATTGTCCAGAAGAAATCTTTAATGAGAAAGTTAAAGAGGTTCAAGGCAACTATTTTGCGTAAAATCTAGAATTAAGACATTAGACATAAGGCTTTAGAATATCCTTTCATAATAATTACATTTTTTTCATACAATCTGCAACACATAAGGCAATAAAAAATTTTAG
The Sphingobacterium daejeonense genome window above contains:
- a CDS encoding GNAT family N-acetyltransferase; translated protein: MTPKLNTERLILREILATDRDDLYEMDSDPQVHKFIFNQPVHSMEEIDNAIKYIQNQYVENGIGRWAVVSLDTNEMIGWCGLKLLTEPVNGRVNVYDLGYRFKQRHWGKGYASEACNAIVDYAKNNLKLNSLIATVHPENTGSKNILKKLGFNFGEQFDYDGSPAIWCELNLESK
- a CDS encoding GNAT family N-acetyltransferase, coding for MIKLEPFSSEDFQRLISWVTDAKILVQFAGTKFKYPLSTDQLEAHLNESKRHVFKGVLFPENNVIGHAEIQVDEPGIGLISRVIIGDPNYRGKGLGKELLSAVCKKGFDELNLQQLDLNVYDWNHQAIHCYRQVGFEVIPFKKRITIFNGEEWNVLRMRISKKLN